GAGTCTGTGCGATAAAGTCGTGTAACGCTCTCTTTTGCGGATCGATAAGGACAATCAGGTAACCCAGACCATAAAAAATGAGTGTCGCTTGCGTGACGATGCTTGCCACAAAGCGGAAAAATGAGAAAGCCCAAGAGAGCTTTTCGCCATTTGCCATTTCGACATGAATGCGCAAGAGCTTTTTGCCCGGTGTGGCGCCCCAAACCGCGTGGAAAACGATAAAGTAAATTGCCTGTACAACGCTCCAAATCGTAAAGAACGTGGACATTCCGGGGAGTTCGAGCGCCTTGGAAACGAGTTCCGTGGAGGCGGGGTTGTCGATGTACTGGTTTACGATTTCGGAAACGGCGTTCAAGTCCAGCATTCCTGCCAAACTCATGACGTAAAGGAACAACGCACCGACTATAGAAAGAATTAAGTTGTCTATAATAAACGCGTTCGCGCGTACAAAAAATCCTGCGTAGCGTTTACGGTTTAGCTTGCTCTGGAGAAGCGTTTCAATCGTCTGCTTGAGGAGTTCTTCTTCGGTTGGCTCCGGGGGTTCGCTTGCTTCGGGAAAATCCTTCCATGCTTTCCAATTAGTTTCGCCGGAGTGCCAGACTAAAGTTTCGTCTTTTATCTTGCCTTCGTTGACAAAATCTCTAATTTCATCGATAGAATAAGGACCTTGACGCCTATCCCCGTCGGTGATTGATGTATCGATATAAAACCATTTCATGTTGAGGAATAATTTAGTAAAAAGTTCGCAAGCCGAATTTTCGAAAAAATCCTAAATTTACAGGTTATGATGATGTTTAAAATTGGTCAGCGCTACGTAAGCCAAGCCGAACCTACCCTGGGGCTTGGTATTGTATCTGAAGTTCAGGGCCGTACTGTTAAAATTTTGTTCCCGTCTATCGGTCAAGCTCGTATTTACAGGACCGATGAAGCTCCGATTGAACGTTTTGTTTTGCAAGTGGGTGAAACCGTCAAGAGCGAAAAAGGTGTCTCCTTCGTGGTGGACTCCGTTCGCGAAGATGCGGGTATCATGGTTTATGTCGGGCGTAATGGCAAAGAGATGAAGGAATCCGAGCTGAGCTCGAAGATTTCGACCGCTCGACCGGCAGTGCTGTTTAAGGCCTTGGCTGATGACGAAGTTTGCTCGTCACGTGATTTTTTGCGTCATGAAGATGCGATGGAAATGTATTACAAGTGGACGTCTTCGCCGGTTCGTGGCATGATTGGCCCGCGTGTGAACATGATCCCGCATCAGTATTACCTTTGCTACCGTGCCTGCTCTAGCTCGACGCTCCCGAGGCTTATGCTTTCGGACGAAGTGGGCTTGGGTAAGACGATTGAAGCGGGCATGATTTGGCATGCTCTCAAGTCGAGAGGCCGCATCCAGCGTACGCTCGTGATTGTTCCGGAAACGCTGAAGCACCAGTGGATGATTGAAATGAAGCGCCGTTTCAACCAGCTCTTTACGCTGGTGGACGAAGGCTACATCCGTGGCTTGTTTGTGGGTGTCGCAAAAGACGAGACGAAGCCCAATCCGTTCATGCAGAGTAATGACATCATCGTGTCCATCGACTTTTTGATGGCTCAGCCTGCATTGATTGAAGACCTCTTGAAGACGAACTGGGATATGACCATCATCGATGAAGCACACCATCTGGTGTGCGAGGATGGTTTTACGAGCCACGAGTACATGCTCGCAAATAGGGTGATTGGTCGCTCTAAGGGTGTTTTGCTTTTGACCGGTACGCCCTTGCAGCTCCATCCGGAATCGCAGTTCAACCGTCTCAAGATGCTCGACCCGGTGCGCTTTGCAGACTATAACGATTTTATCAAGGACCAGGAAGCTTACCTCAAGCTTGTGCGAGATTTAAATAAGCTTCCGACCGACCCGAACCACCACATGAGCTGGGACGACTTGTACGAATGCGTTCCGAAGAACTCGCAAATTCGCCCGTGGCTGGAACAGGAAAATTCAAAGTCGATGACCGCAGGCGAATGGATGCGCCGCATTGTCGATGGCATGGGTACGGGTTCTGTGGTGTTCCGCAATACGCGTAAGGGCGTGGGCGGATTCCCGAAGCGTGTGCTCGATGAAATTCCGCTCGAACCGAATCCGGCTTACCGTGAAATGGTGGATGTCGCTGCCGACCGCGACTTGGAAGCATCGACCGACATTCAGGAAAATGGCCTCCTCTGCACGAGGTTCTCCGACGCATGGGCGATGGACGAACGCTTTGTGTGGCTTAAGGGATTCCTCAAGGAATACAAGAACGAAAAGGTTTTGCTGATTTGCGAATCCATCCAGGTGGTGCAGGCACTTGAAACTTTGCTCCTTGAATTCTTGGGCGAAGGTGCGTTTGTGATGTTCCACGAAGATATGAGCATCATGGCGCGTGACAAGGCTGCGGCAAACTTCAGCAAGCCCGATGGCGCAAACTTGCTCATCGCTTCTGAAATTGGTTCTGAAGGCCGTAACTTCCAGTTCTCGCATCACTTGGTCTTGTTCGACTTGCCGCTTGATGCCGCTCTTGTGGAACAGCGTATTGGCCGCTTGGACCGCATTGGTCAGGACAAGGACATCATCATCCACGTGCCGTACGTGAAGGGCTCTGGCCAGGAAGTGATGTTCCGCTGGTACAACGAAGGTTTGAATTCGTTTGGCGCTCCGCTCATGAGCGGTGGTGAACTCTTCCTCAAGTACACGGAATCCTTGATTGAAGCTTTGGCAACGCCGCGCGCTAGCCTTGAAAACTTTGTGAAGAACGTCATCCCGCAGGTCAAGAAAGACTGCGAGCAGATGCGTAAGCATATCGAAAACGGCCGTGACCGCTTGCTGGAATTTAACTCCCGCAATCCTGAAAAGGCAAAGGAAATCACGGACGAAATTCGTGAACTTGATGCCGAGCCGGAACTCAAGAATCTCGTGTTTGATTCCTTGATGAATCGCGGACTCGATGTTGAAAAGAGCTCTGTGCAGGATTGCTTCCTCATTACGATGGGACCGCAGGTTGAAGCGGGCTCTGTGCCGGGCATGCCTGATTTGGCAATGGCTGCGGCGAGTGCTGGCGGTGGCCGCGTGAATAGCCAGACGGATCTCTGTGGCGAAGGTAGTGGAGAAGGTGACGGCGATGGTCGCGTGAGCGGTGGCACTTGCATGACGGTCACGTTCGATCGCGATGTCGCGATGACGCACGACGATATTGAATTTATCAGCTTGGACCATCCGCTGGCTCAGGGCGTGTTCGATTACGAAACGAGCTTTGGTCGTGGAACGGTGTCTTGTGCCATTTGGCCGAACTCCGGTTTGCGTGGGCTCATGATGCAGTACAACTTTGCTGTGGAACTCCCGGTGTCCGAAGAATGGGGCTGTGCCGATATTGCAGGGCCGAAGTATTTCAAGGTGTTGGTGAATGCGAAGGGCGAAAACATGTCCGAACATTTCGATGCGCTTTCGAATGCGGCGCTCAAGGATGTTGGTGTTCCGCAGGGCAATGCGGCTGTCGATATGACGCTCCGTTACTTTGCTAAGGATGGTCTTGCTAAGGCTCGCTTGATTGTGTCTGAACAGGCTAAGAAATATGCTGAAGAAGCGGCGAATGCCGTGGAAGCGCGTTCGGAACAGGAATACCAGCGCATGAACCATTTGCTCTCGATGCGTGGCAAGGCGGGTACGAGCGAAGCTTTGAAGCAGCTTCGCAAGAACGTGCAGGAACGCAAGAAAATTGTGGCTAATCCGCAGCTCCGCCTTGATGCCATTCGCTTGGTGGTGTGCAAGTAAACTATTGACTAATAACTAACGACTGAAAAATGAGTGAATTAAGAAAGAACATTTTAGATGAAGCTC
This is a stretch of genomic DNA from Fibrobacter sp. UWB13. It encodes these proteins:
- the rapA gene encoding RNA polymerase-associated protein RapA, which produces MMMFKIGQRYVSQAEPTLGLGIVSEVQGRTVKILFPSIGQARIYRTDEAPIERFVLQVGETVKSEKGVSFVVDSVREDAGIMVYVGRNGKEMKESELSSKISTARPAVLFKALADDEVCSSRDFLRHEDAMEMYYKWTSSPVRGMIGPRVNMIPHQYYLCYRACSSSTLPRLMLSDEVGLGKTIEAGMIWHALKSRGRIQRTLVIVPETLKHQWMIEMKRRFNQLFTLVDEGYIRGLFVGVAKDETKPNPFMQSNDIIVSIDFLMAQPALIEDLLKTNWDMTIIDEAHHLVCEDGFTSHEYMLANRVIGRSKGVLLLTGTPLQLHPESQFNRLKMLDPVRFADYNDFIKDQEAYLKLVRDLNKLPTDPNHHMSWDDLYECVPKNSQIRPWLEQENSKSMTAGEWMRRIVDGMGTGSVVFRNTRKGVGGFPKRVLDEIPLEPNPAYREMVDVAADRDLEASTDIQENGLLCTRFSDAWAMDERFVWLKGFLKEYKNEKVLLICESIQVVQALETLLLEFLGEGAFVMFHEDMSIMARDKAAANFSKPDGANLLIASEIGSEGRNFQFSHHLVLFDLPLDAALVEQRIGRLDRIGQDKDIIIHVPYVKGSGQEVMFRWYNEGLNSFGAPLMSGGELFLKYTESLIEALATPRASLENFVKNVIPQVKKDCEQMRKHIENGRDRLLEFNSRNPEKAKEITDEIRELDAEPELKNLVFDSLMNRGLDVEKSSVQDCFLITMGPQVEAGSVPGMPDLAMAAASAGGGRVNSQTDLCGEGSGEGDGDGRVSGGTCMTVTFDRDVAMTHDDIEFISLDHPLAQGVFDYETSFGRGTVSCAIWPNSGLRGLMMQYNFAVELPVSEEWGCADIAGPKYFKVLVNAKGENMSEHFDALSNAALKDVGVPQGNAAVDMTLRYFAKDGLAKARLIVSEQAKKYAEEAANAVEARSEQEYQRMNHLLSMRGKAGTSEALKQLRKNVQERKKIVANPQLRLDAIRLVVCK
- a CDS encoding RDD family protein, producing the protein MKWFYIDTSITDGDRRQGPYSIDEIRDFVNEGKIKDETLVWHSGETNWKAWKDFPEASEPPEPTEEELLKQTIETLLQSKLNRKRYAGFFVRANAFIIDNLILSIVGALFLYVMSLAGMLDLNAVSEIVNQYIDNPASTELVSKALELPGMSTFFTIWSVVQAIYFIVFHAVWGATPGKKLLRIHVEMANGEKLSWAFSFFRFVASIVTQATLIFYGLGYLIVLIDPQKRALHDFIAQTRVVHNAIEQKENKEV